Proteins encoded together in one Vallitalea longa window:
- a CDS encoding M56 family metallopeptidase: MYILDIVKISLNTSFFIIFVIILRAIAMYHIPKRIFVMLWDIAILLLIVPFRIPSHLKIHSFINNIFNNVIDGISPSTNANNNITIISDSVSNIRDISVRDSNNLNTWFVIWIIGISVLIIYFTISFIKSSKRLQLAIPISDNNFITNWIQEQKLKRKIKVLCLDRITSPVTCGIFRPKIILPKIIDYSNEKQLDFILTHELMHIKRFDVLLKSILIIVTCIYWFNPLVWIMYVLVNRDMEISCDEKVLSIFGEESKSEYALSLINLVEPKAEFSHVYSYFGKNAIQERIVMIMNFNKISKLTVTALIALVLSFTSIFAMTKAEETPNEVKKYIDDKNREITFDGLHEQIFDANENIYTIDFDYNNNFESNQSDVIYDFEDNTSSESTYITIMTDDSNEMNSERTIIYKPYEEKEYLTEDGFSVKSSIVIDQN; this comes from the coding sequence GTGTATATATTGGATATAGTTAAAATAAGTTTGAATACAAGTTTTTTTATAATATTTGTAATTATTTTGAGAGCTATTGCAATGTACCATATTCCCAAAAGGATATTTGTAATGTTATGGGATATAGCGATCTTACTGCTTATTGTACCTTTCCGTATTCCCTCGCATTTGAAGATACATTCTTTTATAAACAATATATTTAATAATGTTATTGATGGTATTTCACCTTCTACTAATGCAAATAATAATATTACTATAATAAGTGATTCCGTTTCTAATATAAGGGATATTTCTGTTAGAGACAGTAATAATCTTAATACATGGTTTGTTATATGGATTATAGGAATAAGTGTTTTAATTATTTATTTTACGATATCATTCATTAAATCATCAAAAAGGTTACAATTAGCAATACCAATTAGTGATAATAATTTTATTACTAATTGGATTCAAGAACAGAAATTAAAACGTAAGATAAAAGTCTTATGTCTAGATAGAATAACATCCCCTGTCACCTGTGGTATCTTTCGACCTAAGATTATACTCCCTAAAATCATAGATTATTCCAATGAAAAACAATTAGATTTTATATTGACTCATGAATTGATGCATATAAAAAGATTTGATGTCTTGTTAAAATCAATTTTAATAATAGTTACGTGTATTTATTGGTTTAACCCTTTGGTATGGATAATGTATGTTTTAGTAAATAGAGATATGGAGATTTCATGTGATGAAAAAGTATTATCAATATTTGGAGAGGAATCTAAGTCAGAATATGCCTTATCTCTAATAAATCTAGTAGAACCTAAAGCAGAATTTTCACATGTCTATAGCTATTTCGGTAAAAATGCTATTCAAGAAAGAATCGTTATGATAATGAATTTCAATAAAATATCAAAATTAACAGTTACAGCTCTTATTGCTCTTGTATTAAGTTTTACAAGTATATTTGCAATGACAAAGGCTGAAGAAACACCTAATGAAGTTAAAAAATATATAGATGATAAAAATAGAGAAATAACATTTGATGGATTACATGAACAAATATTTGATGCCAATGAAAATATTTATACTATAGATTTTGATTATAATAATAATTTTGAATCAAATCAGTCTGATGTAATTTATGATTTTGAAGATAATACATCTTCAGAATCAACATATATAACTATTATGACTGACGATTCAAATGAAATGAACAGTGAAAGGACTATCATATATAAACCATATGAAGAAAAAGAATATTTAACTGAGGACGGTTTTTCAGTTAAGAGTTCAATTGTAATTGATCAGAATTAA
- the arcA gene encoding arginine deiminase, with translation MSYDNPLHVTSEIGRLVSVILHRPSNELENLTPNLMEKLLFDEIPYLKEAIREHDYFAKTLKNQGVEVLYLQDLAVESITDKKVRDNFIKDFLNEARIYDVRMKYALLEYFDSKDNGMLVRKMMSGIRKNELPNIAYKSLAYLVDDTYPFILDPMPNLYFTRDPAAAIGNGITLNKMRTSTRNRETLFMKYIIENHPRFKDADIPILYNRNEKTSLEGGDTLVLNKNVLAIGISERSEAHSIETLAHNIFNSGQSFHTILAFNIPKKRAFMHLDTVFTMIDYNKFTIHHEIEGPLTVYSITKDNNGNIKISEENATLEDILKKYLGLTDIKLIRCAGGDKIDGPREQWNDGSNTLAIAPGEVVVYSRNYVTNRILNENGVKTHVIHSSELSRGRGGPRCMSMPIVREEI, from the coding sequence ATGTCTTACGATAATCCACTCCATGTAACATCAGAAATAGGCCGGCTTGTTTCTGTTATTCTGCATAGACCTTCAAATGAATTGGAAAATCTAACACCTAATCTAATGGAGAAGCTGTTATTTGATGAAATCCCGTATCTGAAAGAAGCAATACGAGAACATGACTATTTTGCGAAAACATTAAAAAATCAAGGGGTAGAAGTTCTATATCTACAGGATTTAGCTGTTGAATCAATAACAGATAAAAAGGTTAGAGATAATTTTATAAAAGACTTCTTAAATGAAGCGAGAATCTACGATGTAAGAATGAAATATGCACTCTTGGAGTATTTTGATAGTAAAGATAATGGTATGCTTGTAAGAAAAATGATGTCAGGAATTAGAAAAAACGAATTACCTAATATAGCCTATAAATCTTTGGCTTATTTAGTGGATGACACATATCCTTTTATACTTGACCCTATGCCCAATCTATATTTTACGAGGGATCCAGCTGCTGCTATAGGAAATGGTATAACTCTTAATAAAATGAGAACATCTACAAGAAACAGAGAAACATTATTCATGAAATATATAATTGAAAATCATCCGAGATTCAAGGATGCTGATATACCAATATTATATAATCGAAATGAAAAGACTTCATTAGAAGGTGGAGATACATTAGTTCTTAATAAAAATGTGTTGGCTATAGGTATATCGGAAAGATCAGAAGCACATTCAATAGAGACACTTGCTCATAATATTTTTAACTCTGGTCAGAGTTTTCATACTATACTTGCATTCAACATACCTAAGAAAAGAGCATTTATGCATCTGGATACAGTCTTTACTATGATAGATTATAATAAATTTACAATTCATCACGAAATCGAAGGTCCATTGACAGTTTATTCAATAACAAAAGATAATAATGGTAATATCAAAATTAGTGAAGAGAATGCTACTTTGGAAGACATACTCAAAAAATATCTTGGCTTAACGGATATTAAGTTGATTCGCTGTGCAGGTGGTGACAAGATTGATGGACCTAGAGAACAATGGAATGATGGTTCTAACACTTTGGCAATAGCACCTGGAGAAGTTGTTGTTTATTCAAGAAATTATGTTACCAATAGAATTCTTAATGAAAATGGAGTAAAGACACATGTTATTCATAGTTCTGAGTTATCACGAGGCAGAGGTGGTCCTAGATGTATGAGTATGCCAATAGTAAGAGAAGAAATTTAA
- a CDS encoding sugar phosphate isomerase/epimerase family protein — protein MKICFNEATTMKHSTLEKDLAYCEKYGYDLIEIRLDKLRDYLTRNTIEDLADFFRKSRIKPFAFNALEFITFRDDEGNKEILDNLRFLCEMGDIIDCKKIVIVPTFDIGDYTRVEIKNESVKRITELAKIADGYSVKLAFEFVGYPNCSVNRFEQAYDIVKTVDLDNVGIVLDCFHFHAMGSDIRDLKVADGKKIFIFHIDDSEDLPIGALRDDKRLWPGDGVIDLDEILAALKVIGYDEMVSVELFRPEYWDMDIEETIKVGKEKTKEVVSKFFYVE, from the coding sequence ATGAAAATATGTTTTAATGAAGCAACAACAATGAAACATTCTACATTAGAGAAGGATTTAGCTTATTGTGAAAAGTATGGGTATGACCTTATTGAAATCAGATTAGATAAATTAAGGGATTATCTTACAAGGAATACAATAGAAGATTTAGCTGATTTTTTTAGAAAGAGCAGAATTAAGCCTTTTGCTTTTAATGCTCTTGAATTTATTACATTCAGAGATGATGAAGGTAATAAAGAAATACTGGATAATCTAAGATTCTTATGTGAAATGGGAGATATCATTGATTGTAAAAAAATCGTTATAGTGCCTACATTTGATATTGGAGATTATACAAGGGTAGAGATAAAAAATGAATCTGTAAAGAGAATAACCGAGTTAGCTAAGATAGCAGATGGATATAGTGTTAAATTAGCGTTTGAATTTGTAGGATATCCTAATTGTTCAGTCAATAGATTTGAACAAGCTTATGATATAGTGAAAACTGTTGATTTGGATAATGTAGGAATTGTATTGGATTGTTTCCATTTCCATGCTATGGGTTCTGATATAAGAGATCTGAAAGTAGCAGACGGTAAGAAAATCTTTATATTCCATATTGATGATAGTGAAGACCTTCCTATAGGTGCTTTGCGTGATGATAAACGTTTATGGCCTGGGGATGGAGTAATAGACCTTGATGAAATATTGGCAGCATTGAAAGTTATCGGTTATGATGAAATGGTTTCAGTAGAATTATTCAGACCAGAATATTGGGATATGGATATAGAAGAAACGATTAAGGTAGGAAAAGAGAAAACAAAAGAAGTCGTATCCAAGTTTTTCTATGTTGAATAA
- a CDS encoding AraC family transcriptional regulator, whose translation MEERNFSKAYLSNLNVNLIIADYIHCDDSWKYKTYIPPFNKFYYIIEGNGWVKTGDKSLFPKKGDLVIVPANKPHAFSYINDNYYKKYWCHFTATIGDKNLFDIFDFPNLINITDDKDWIEGKFLQLVRYDREEDVSSVLKAKSVLLDIIAYFLDSINVKKLRVSKSPSIEKLEKILSYIDRHLAESITVEQLANIAHLQVNYFIKFFRLHIGNTPMNYVKRQRLEKSKQFLINSDLAISEIGQRVGYNEVSHFSNQFKNYTGITPTVYRKQRENKL comes from the coding sequence ATGGAGGAAAGAAATTTCAGCAAAGCATATTTATCAAATTTGAATGTTAATTTAATAATAGCTGATTATATCCATTGTGATGATTCATGGAAATATAAGACATATATTCCTCCATTCAATAAATTCTATTATATCATTGAAGGCAACGGATGGGTTAAAACTGGGGATAAAAGCTTATTCCCTAAAAAAGGTGATTTAGTTATCGTCCCTGCTAATAAACCTCATGCCTTTTCCTATATCAATGATAATTATTATAAAAAATATTGGTGCCATTTTACAGCTACAATAGGTGATAAGAATCTTTTTGATATATTTGATTTTCCCAATCTGATTAATATTACAGATGACAAGGATTGGATTGAAGGCAAGTTCTTGCAGTTGGTACGATATGATAGAGAAGAAGATGTTTCCTCTGTATTGAAAGCAAAAAGTGTACTACTGGATATTATAGCTTATTTTTTGGATAGTATAAATGTAAAAAAACTACGTGTGTCAAAGTCACCATCAATCGAGAAATTGGAGAAGATATTGTCATATATTGATAGACATTTAGCTGAATCCATAACAGTGGAACAACTCGCTAATATTGCCCATTTACAGGTCAACTATTTTATTAAATTTTTCAGACTGCATATAGGAAATACACCTATGAATTATGTTAAAAGGCAGCGACTAGAAAAATCAAAACAGTTTCTTATTAATTCAGATTTAGCAATTTCTGAAATCGGTCAAAGAGTGGGGTATAATGAAGTAAGCCATTTCTCTAATCAGTTTAAGAATTATACTGGGATTACGCCTACTGTGTATAGGAAACAGAGAGAGAATAAATTATAG
- a CDS encoding GNAT family N-acetyltransferase, translated as MTYIAKASINDIEKIMMLIKACVNNMRTNNIDQWDDKYPDIEIVTKDITEGNLYIMKDDDNIYGMVTINEKQEDEYSEVIWRSDSSKILVVHRLAVDPQVQGNDIGKSLMKFAEDSAILKHYDSIRLDTYCGNPIALDFYRKLGYERVGHIYFPHKELPFYCYDKIMTDL; from the coding sequence ATGACATATATAGCAAAAGCTAGTATAAATGATATAGAAAAAATTATGATGCTTATTAAAGCATGCGTCAACAATATGAGAACTAATAATATAGATCAATGGGATGATAAATATCCTGATATAGAGATAGTTACAAAAGATATTACAGAAGGAAATCTGTACATAATGAAAGATGATGATAATATTTACGGAATGGTAACTATTAACGAAAAGCAAGAAGATGAATATAGTGAGGTTATATGGAGAAGTGACTCGTCCAAAATTCTAGTAGTTCATAGACTTGCTGTAGACCCACAAGTACAAGGTAATGATATAGGAAAATCATTAATGAAGTTTGCCGAAGATTCTGCAATACTGAAACACTATGATTCTATAAGGTTAGATACTTATTGCGGCAATCCCATAGCTCTTGATTTCTATAGAAAGTTAGGCTATGAAAGAGTGGGACATATTTACTTCCCTCATAAAGAGCTACCATTTTATTGTTATGATAAAATTATGACAGACTTATAG
- a CDS encoding TraX family protein, with protein MTTTKLKIIACTAMLLDHLGVYFNFIILHVIGRIAFPIFAYLIVEGFFHTKNIKKYLIRLFAFAIISQIPYVLYFNGPFFDLEPANYSNPILYLQTLNIFFTLFFGLLAIYVFDKNKKMGIVVLVILCIIAQFTNADYGIYGILTIFLFYLFRGHFWKQTISYSTLTILILAKRLIKFALRNYSVFVRCFGIALIAQIFSILALVFIYFYNGKKGKNIKYIFYVFYPGHLLVLWFLRDVLSNINTFLFVG; from the coding sequence ATGACTACAACAAAATTGAAGATAATCGCTTGTACAGCAATGTTATTAGATCATTTAGGAGTATATTTTAATTTTATAATACTCCATGTAATAGGAAGGATAGCATTTCCTATTTTTGCTTATTTAATTGTAGAAGGTTTTTTTCATACTAAAAATATTAAAAAATATCTTATAAGATTATTTGCCTTCGCTATAATTTCTCAAATACCATATGTTTTATATTTTAATGGACCTTTTTTTGATCTTGAGCCTGCTAATTATTCAAATCCTATTTTATATCTACAAACTCTGAATATATTTTTTACATTATTTTTTGGGTTGCTTGCCATATATGTTTTTGATAAGAATAAAAAAATGGGAATTGTAGTATTAGTTATATTGTGTATCATAGCTCAATTTACAAATGCTGATTATGGTATATATGGTATATTGACTATATTTTTATTTTATTTATTCAGAGGACATTTTTGGAAACAGACAATTAGTTATTCTACTCTTACAATATTGATATTAGCAAAAAGATTAATAAAGTTTGCTTTAAGAAATTATAGTGTTTTTGTAAGATGTTTTGGTATAGCCTTGATTGCACAGATTTTTTCTATATTAGCCTTAGTATTCATTTATTTTTATAATGGTAAAAAAGGGAAAAATATCAAATACATATTCTATGTGTTTTACCCTGGACATTTGTTGGTATTATGGTTCTTAAGAGATGTTTTATCTAATATAAATACTTTTTTATTTGTTGGATAG
- a CDS encoding BlaI/MecI/CopY family transcriptional regulator: MSIKLFDSELKVMEVLWEKGDLAAGKIAKSLKVDIGWNRNTTYTVIKKCIAKGAISRYEPNFMCSANISKEQAQQYETKELIDKMFDGSTEKFFAAFIGNQNLSKEEIEKLKKMVTKSK; encoded by the coding sequence ATGAGTATAAAACTATTCGATTCAGAGTTGAAAGTAATGGAAGTGTTATGGGAAAAAGGAGATCTAGCCGCAGGAAAGATAGCTAAATCTTTAAAAGTAGATATTGGATGGAACAGAAATACTACTTATACAGTTATTAAAAAATGTATAGCAAAAGGTGCTATTTCTAGGTATGAACCTAATTTCATGTGCAGCGCAAATATCAGTAAAGAGCAAGCTCAACAATATGAAACAAAAGAGTTAATTGATAAGATGTTTGATGGCTCTACAGAAAAATTTTTCGCAGCTTTTATTGGTAATCAAAATCTTTCAAAAGAAGAGATAGAAAAATTAAAGAAAATGGTTACTAAGTCAAAGTGA
- a CDS encoding SDR family NAD(P)-dependent oxidoreductase, with translation MKKGYVLITGGNKGIGLELAKIFAKNNYPLILVGTDILALYEARNVIKKNYKVPVNLIQRDLTKRNTPNEIYNIIKGKKIQVDILVNNAGFGTYGPFIETNLEKELDLIELNIRALTHLTKLFSKDMAKRFHGKILNISSTSAFQGGPYMAVYFASKAFILHFSDALHSEFKPYGLQVTALCPGPTDTNFTDCAKGSGQAKIFQSMLSPKRVAKAGYNALMKNKLFKVVGIKNNLLRQLNRILPRETAINIAHNCLLKQK, from the coding sequence ATGAAAAAAGGATATGTACTAATAACAGGTGGAAACAAAGGAATAGGTTTAGAACTAGCTAAAATATTTGCCAAAAACAATTACCCATTGATTCTTGTGGGAACAGATATTTTAGCCCTATACGAAGCTAGAAACGTAATTAAGAAAAATTATAAAGTACCAGTTAATCTTATTCAACGGGATTTAACTAAGAGAAATACTCCTAACGAAATCTATAACATAATAAAAGGAAAAAAAATACAAGTTGATATCTTAGTCAATAATGCTGGCTTTGGAACTTATGGTCCATTCATTGAGACTAACCTAGAAAAAGAATTAGATTTGATAGAACTTAATATTAGAGCATTGACTCATTTGACCAAACTATTTTCAAAAGATATGGCTAAAAGATTCCATGGAAAAATATTGAATATCTCTTCAACAAGTGCTTTTCAAGGTGGTCCATATATGGCAGTATATTTTGCATCAAAAGCATTTATACTACATTTTAGCGATGCACTCCACAGTGAATTCAAACCTTACGGTTTACAAGTTACAGCTCTTTGTCCTGGTCCAACAGATACCAATTTTACTGACTGTGCCAAAGGTTCAGGTCAAGCTAAAATATTTCAATCAATGCTATCTCCAAAAAGAGTGGCAAAAGCAGGTTATAATGCATTGATGAAAAACAAATTATTCAAAGTGGTAGGAATCAAAAATAATCTGTTGAGACAACTTAATAGAATCTTACCTAGAGAAACAGCAATAAATATCGCTCATAATTGTTTATTGAAACAAAAATAA
- the iolG gene encoding inositol 2-dehydrogenase: protein MVKIGIIGAGRIGKLHTENICYNVKRAEVVAIADIHMTDEIKRWAESLGITRCYKDYRKILAEKDIDAVLICSSTNTHAPISLEAIQASKHVFCEKPVDLKIDKIMEVIDALKGKKLKYQVGFNRRFDHNFRTIRQAVEKGEIGDPHIMKITSRDPAPPSIDYVKVSGGLFLDMTIHDFDMARYLVNSDVEEVYARGDVLIDEEIGKVGDIDTALISMKMENGTLAVIDNSRKAAYGYDQRAEVFGSRGMLSTSNDKPSTAILSNEKGTMGEKPLYFFLERYMESFRDEMTSFIDSIVNDEPVAVGVYDGLKSVMIGMAAKKSIEEGRPIKILEIEI, encoded by the coding sequence ATGGTTAAGATTGGAATTATTGGTGCAGGTAGGATTGGAAAATTACATACAGAAAATATTTGTTATAATGTAAAAAGAGCAGAAGTAGTTGCTATAGCAGACATTCACATGACTGATGAGATAAAAAGATGGGCAGAAAGTTTAGGAATAACAAGGTGTTATAAGGATTATAGAAAAATACTTGCTGAAAAAGATATAGATGCCGTTCTTATCTGTTCCTCAACTAACACACATGCACCTATCTCTCTAGAAGCTATACAAGCTTCTAAACATGTATTTTGTGAGAAACCGGTTGATTTGAAGATTGATAAGATTATGGAGGTTATTGATGCTCTTAAAGGGAAGAAACTCAAGTATCAAGTAGGATTCAACAGAAGATTTGATCATAATTTTAGAACTATCAGGCAAGCCGTTGAAAAAGGTGAGATAGGAGATCCTCATATAATGAAAATCACATCTAGAGATCCAGCTCCACCATCAATAGATTATGTGAAAGTGTCAGGAGGACTATTTCTTGATATGACAATTCATGATTTTGATATGGCAAGATATTTAGTTAACAGTGATGTTGAAGAAGTGTATGCTAGAGGAGATGTTCTTATTGATGAGGAGATTGGTAAAGTTGGAGATATAGATACAGCCCTTATTTCTATGAAAATGGAAAACGGTACTTTGGCAGTTATTGATAATTCCAGAAAAGCAGCATATGGATATGACCAAAGGGCAGAAGTATTTGGTTCAAGAGGAATGCTATCAACATCTAACGATAAACCTTCAACAGCTATATTAAGCAATGAAAAAGGTACTATGGGTGAAAAACCACTATATTTTTTCTTGGAAAGATATATGGAATCTTTTAGAGACGAAATGACTTCATTTATTGATTCTATCGTTAATGATGAACCTGTAGCTGTAGGAGTTTACGATGGACTTAAAAGTGTTATGATAGGGATGGCTGCTAAAAAATCAATAGAAGAAGGAAGACCTATTAAAATATTAGAAATTGAAATATAA
- a CDS encoding AEC family transporter: MELISKVIPILLLFLVGYIIRRTNFLSRETMDGIKKIVIDIALPAVLFIAFVDLELKKEYVGLILSIVLLCILMLFIGFMINKIPKISSPVFPFIMSGFTFGLLGIPLYVTVFGEANLPSMAIMGIGHEFFIWIVYISAVKLVFNHEKLNLETVKGFITSPLIIALVLGVTINLLGLTNLLYDNLICNGLYTTLEYFSGIATPLILIVIGYGLSFNKEYTKPTIVYTILRLVIMLLVGYLIKFTIIDRFMEFDKYMEYGYFTFLILPPPFSLSIFVGKYGREKDAELVNNITVTYTCLCVIIYIAYVFMIGS, translated from the coding sequence ATGGAATTAATATCTAAAGTAATACCCATTCTTTTATTGTTTTTGGTAGGATACATTATTAGAAGAACCAATTTCCTCAGTAGAGAAACTATGGATGGTATAAAGAAGATAGTTATTGATATAGCACTACCAGCAGTTTTATTTATAGCCTTTGTTGATTTAGAACTCAAGAAGGAATATGTAGGATTAATCTTGTCGATAGTTTTATTGTGTATTCTTATGCTGTTTATTGGGTTTATGATAAATAAAATACCAAAAATCAGTAGCCCTGTGTTTCCTTTTATAATGTCTGGATTTACTTTCGGACTATTAGGTATTCCTTTATATGTAACTGTTTTTGGTGAAGCTAATTTACCTTCTATGGCTATAATGGGTATTGGACATGAGTTTTTTATCTGGATAGTATATATATCGGCTGTAAAATTAGTTTTTAATCATGAGAAGTTGAATCTAGAAACTGTAAAAGGCTTTATAACGTCTCCACTTATAATTGCACTTGTACTAGGAGTTACAATAAATCTATTAGGTTTGACTAATCTATTATATGATAATCTTATATGTAATGGCTTGTATACTACATTAGAATATTTCAGTGGTATAGCTACACCATTAATCTTAATAGTGATAGGGTATGGATTATCTTTCAACAAGGAATATACGAAACCAACAATCGTTTATACTATATTACGTTTAGTGATAATGTTGTTGGTAGGTTACTTAATTAAATTTACGATTATTGATAGATTCATGGAATTTGATAAATATATGGAATATGGTTATTTTACATTCTTAATATTACCACCTCCATTCTCTTTATCAATATTCGTTGGGAAATATGGTCGTGAAAAAGATGCGGAACTTGTAAATAATATAACAGTAACTTATACGTGTTTATGTGTTATTATTTATATTGCATATGTTTTTATGATAGGAAGTTAA
- a CDS encoding alpha-amylase family protein — translation MGKMPFRQIHLDFHTGGEIPGVGSKFNKQQFQNALIKGHVNSINIFAKGHHGFLYYLDGVSKSHPTLEIDLLENMLEACKEIDVKTQIYISAGLDEMIARKHPEWLFRNQDQSTVWVKDFTTAGYHELCMNTPYLDYLLKQVEEVTNRFETEGIFLDIVGPRKCHCQTCMNQLIEEGKDPRDEKAVIELGERVYKNYLERIVETIHSIKPDMKIFHNSGHIKRGRRDLFGYYTHFELESLPTGGWGYDHFPLSARYVQGLGKEFLGMTGKFHTTWGEFGGFKHPNALRYESALNLANGAKICVGDQMHPQGMLDEVTYALIGEAYKEVEEKEPWCDDVENIADIGLLSEECIDSGDLEVTNDFVGKADAGAVRMLLEGKYLFNVIDLEEDFNKYKVIILPDVITVDEILEEKLNDYINRGGKILATGNSCLDKQRQNFAIDMGIKYEGNNPYKPDYFVPHFSYQGLGSTSFIMYSDGIKISLDGGEVLGEREDSYFNRDLLHFSSHFHTPNEPGKRSPGMVKSDAGIYIAWQVFTDYATKGSLILKDSVKYALDKLLSDNKSLSTNLMEQGVTTLQHQKDKNRYINHLLYAIPVNRGEGVEVIEDIVPIYDVDVTLQVKEKIEKVYLAPQMIDIPYSQTDGKLTYNVDKVDCHQMVVIQYK, via the coding sequence ATGGGTAAAATGCCATTTAGACAGATTCATCTAGACTTTCATACTGGAGGGGAGATTCCAGGAGTAGGTAGTAAATTCAACAAGCAACAATTTCAGAATGCACTAATAAAAGGTCATGTTAATTCCATTAATATATTTGCAAAGGGTCATCATGGTTTTCTGTATTATCTTGACGGTGTAAGTAAGTCACATCCAACATTAGAGATTGATTTACTTGAAAATATGCTAGAAGCATGTAAAGAAATTGATGTCAAAACACAGATATATATTTCAGCTGGACTAGACGAAATGATAGCACGCAAACATCCAGAATGGCTCTTTAGAAATCAAGACCAAAGTACAGTATGGGTGAAAGATTTTACAACAGCAGGCTATCATGAGTTATGTATGAATACACCATATCTCGACTATCTTCTGAAGCAAGTTGAAGAAGTAACTAATAGATTTGAGACAGAAGGAATATTTCTTGATATTGTGGGACCTAGAAAATGTCATTGCCAGACTTGTATGAATCAATTGATCGAAGAAGGAAAAGATCCAAGAGATGAGAAAGCAGTAATTGAATTAGGTGAGAGGGTTTATAAAAATTATTTGGAGAGAATAGTTGAGACTATCCATAGCATAAAACCTGATATGAAGATATTCCATAATAGTGGACACATTAAAAGAGGTAGACGAGATTTATTTGGTTATTACACACATTTTGAGCTAGAATCTCTACCAACAGGAGGATGGGGATATGACCATTTCCCTCTATCAGCAAGATATGTTCAAGGTCTTGGAAAAGAATTCCTTGGAATGACAGGAAAATTCCATACTACATGGGGAGAATTCGGTGGTTTCAAGCATCCTAATGCACTTAGATATGAATCAGCGCTCAATTTAGCTAACGGAGCTAAAATATGCGTTGGAGATCAAATGCACCCACAAGGAATGTTGGATGAAGTAACTTATGCATTAATAGGCGAAGCTTATAAAGAGGTTGAAGAAAAAGAGCCTTGGTGTGATGATGTAGAAAATATAGCAGATATTGGGCTGTTGTCTGAAGAGTGTATTGATAGCGGAGATTTAGAAGTCACTAATGATTTTGTAGGTAAAGCTGATGCAGGAGCGGTTCGAATGCTTCTAGAAGGTAAGTATCTATTTAATGTGATAGATTTAGAAGAAGATTTTAATAAATATAAAGTCATTATATTACCTGATGTAATTACGGTAGATGAAATTCTAGAGGAAAAATTAAATGATTATATCAATAGGGGCGGTAAAATACTAGCTACTGGAAATTCATGTCTAGATAAACAAAGACAAAATTTTGCTATCGATATGGGTATCAAATACGAAGGTAATAATCCATATAAACCTGATTATTTTGTTCCTCATTTTAGTTACCAAGGACTTGGTAGTACTTCATTTATCATGTATAGCGATGGAATTAAAATATCACTGGATGGAGGAGAAGTTCTGGGAGAAAGAGAAGATTCATATTTTAACAGAGACCTACTTCATTTTTCTTCTCATTTCCATACACCTAATGAACCTGGTAAACGCTCGCCTGGAATGGTTAAAAGTGATGCGGGAATATATATTGCATGGCAGGTATTTACTGATTATGCAACAAAAGGTAGCTTGATTCTGAAAGACAGCGTTAAATATGCTCTTGATAAGTTATTATCAGATAATAAGTCATTATCAACTAACTTAATGGAACAAGGGGTTACTACACTTCAGCATCAGAAAGATAAAAATAGATACATCAATCATCTTTTATATGCCATACCTGTTAATCGTGGAGAGGGTGTAGAAGTAATAGAAGATATAGTGCCAATATATGATGTTGACGTAACACTACAAGTTAAGGAGAAGATAGAAAAAGTTTATCTAGCTCCTCAGATGATAGACATACCTTATAGTCAGACAGATGGTAAATTAACCTATAATGTTGATAAAGTTGATTGTCATCAAATGGTTGTTATACAGTATAAGTAA